A genomic stretch from Solanum stenotomum isolate F172 chromosome 8, ASM1918654v1, whole genome shotgun sequence includes:
- the LOC125872768 gene encoding uncharacterized protein LOC125872768: protein MGKVATTTAAPTEMKKKKKKKGRPSLSDLHERDNKLSISTPSRRSNRRNPNPNSNSPPRDFIDDDDERKEKKVKLVVRLPESNQQHFEQDSSSANSLSDSDGDNHDASVNVKRRKIDSVDPRSDDVVADQEEKLSKATDTSNGSPLVSGPTTPLPDKKLLVFILDRLQKKDTYGVFSEPVDHDEIPDYHEIIQHPMDFGTVRKKLDGRLYSNLEELEADVFLICSNAMQYNASDTVYFRQARSIQDLAKRDFDNLRHEGEDGELQPKVVRRGRPPSKNLKKSEESSPPPSKNLKMSVEGSPIDCIAPELSSGATLASGEEKVGGSNSYNLRKGPMLYKFRSADISSTYRSRGETYSEWLVDWNEFPASILRADLKYGKKHFSVDENRRDTYQLFHQSASCSEPSLLWNADDLKRLMAVGVHIEQHAYARSLARFAADLGPVVWKVASKKLETVLPAEVKFGPGWVGEGGGSTLLSTFSSQNKSSDCLAADHHSSRAVIPSLRGVGSAVMCRPSDGNVEAGKTLNSQNDVAEASGDFSCAFPASYSQAKQKPSGNPRNGFSGMIGYDLSAQMEVKRLSMPRGEPSLQEAASRPGGQLLGTVPKRDVSSSHLSPSNRVSSLENSLRESWSTLHSGNLEQTWRVSGDSQPASVSAGQYRVSLPNPPDLNVKVQTSSSPSSSLRVGSPQQPDLALQL from the exons ATGGGTAAGGTAGCAACCACCACAGCAGCGCCGActgaaatgaagaagaagaagaagaagaaaggccGTCCTTCTCTTTCAGATCTCCATGAACGTGACAATAAACTTTCCATTTCTACCCCTTCCCGTCGATCCAATCGCCGGAACCCTAATCCGAACTCGAATTCTCCGCCTCGGGACTTCATCGACGACGATGacgaaagaaaagagaagaaagtcaAATTAGTTGTGCGTTTGCCTGAATCAAATCAACAACATTTCGAACAAGATTCGTCTTCTGCCAATTCACTTTCTGATTCCGACGGTGATAATCACGACGCGTCTGTTAATGTTAAGAGAAGGAAAATCGATTCCGTGGATCCCAGATCTGACGACGTTGTTGCTGATCAG GAGGAAAAGCTTTCGAAAGCGACGGACACATCAAATG GGTCGCCATTGGTGTCCGGCCCCACAACACCTTTGCCAGACAAAAAGTTGTTGGTGTTCATACTTGACAGACTTCAAAA GAAGGACACTTATGGTGTATTCTCCGAGCCTGTTGATCATGATGAG ATACCTGATTATCATGAGATTATACAGCATCCTATGGATTTTGGAACCGTGAGGAAGAAACTTGATGGACGACTCTACTCAAACCTGGAGGAGTTAGAG GCTGATGTCTTCTTAATATGTTCAAATGCAATGCAATATAATGCCTCAGATACTGTTTACTTTCGGCAG GCACGGTCTATTCAAGATCTGGCAAAAAgagattttgataatttgaggCATGAAGGGGAGGATGGTGAGCTGCAACCTAAGGTTGTTCGTAGAGGCCGGCCCCCAAGCAAAAATCTTAAGAAGTCTGAAGAGAGTTCTCCACCCCCAAGCAAAAACCTAAAAATGTCTGTTGAGGGTTCACCTATTGATTGTATTGCTCCTGAGCTTTCTTCAGGCGCCACTCTTGCTAGTGGAGAGGAAAAAGTCGGTGGATCTAATTCTTACAATCTAAGAAAGGGACCTATGCTTTATAAGTTCCGTTCTGCTGATATATCTTCCACATATCGCTCTCGTGGTGAAACTTATTCTGAATGGTTGGTTGATTGGAATGAGTTTCCAG CTTCCATTTTGAGGGCTGATCTGAAGTATGGAAAGAAACATTTTTCAGTTGATGAAAACAGGCGTGACACATACCAACTATTCCATCAGTCAGCTTCTTGTAGTGAGCCATCTTTGTTGTGGAATGCTGATGACCTAAAGCGGTTAATGGCA GTTGGTGTTCACATCGAGCAGCATGCATACGCTAGAAGCCTTGCCAGATTTGCTGCAGATCTTGGGCCAGTTGTCTGGAAAGTAGCTTCTAAGAAGTTAGAAACTGTTTTACCTGCTGAAGTAAAGTTTGGTCCTGGATGGGTAGGAGAAGGTGGAGGATCAACATTATTGTCAACTTTTTCATCTCAGAACAAATCATCAGATTGCTTGGCAGCTGATCACCATTCTTCTAGAGCCGTTATACCATCTCTTCGGGGAGTAGGTTCTGCTGTCATGTGCAGGCCTAGTGATGGAAATGTTGAAGCTGGTAAGACATTGAACAGCCAAAATGATGTAGCAGAGGCTAGTGGTGATTTTTCCTGTGCATTTCCTGCATCTTACTCCCAGGCTAAGCAGAAACCTTCCGGCAACCCAAGAAATGGTTTCAGTGGTATGATTGGGTATGATTTGTCTGCGCAAATGGAGGTAAAAAGGCTGTCCATGCCTAGAGGGGAACCGAGCCTACAAGAGGCCGCCTCAAGGCCTGGTGGTCAATTGCTTGGAACAGTTCCTAAAAGAGATGTTTCATCCTCTCATCTGTCGCCTTCAAACCGTGTCTCTTCTCTGGAAAACAGTTTACGAGAAAGCTGGAGTACATTGCATTCTGGGAATTTAGAGCAGACTTGGAGGGTTTCTGGAGATTCTCAACCTGCCTCTGTATCTGCAGGGCAGTATAGGGTATCTCTTCCGAATCCGCCAGACCTGAATGTCAAAGTCCAAACTTCAAGCTCCCCTAGTTCTAGTTTACGAGTTGGATCCCCACAGCAGCCAGATTTAGCATTGCAGCTCTAA